Sequence from the Anaerobranca californiensis DSM 14826 genome:
TTTCTATTATTCCAGGAACTCCTGAAATTATCTTAAGATTAGGTTTAGTCTTTCTTGTCATTTATGCTTTATTTTCAGGTATTGAATCTATCGCTAGACTAACAGAACTTTATATCTTACCATTAATTTTCCTTTTACTAATATTACCCCTTCTGACAATTCAAGAAGTAGACTTTTCTTTATTACGTCCAGTTTTAGCTGATGGTTTAAAACCTATTATTGCAGGTACTGTAGTTGCTTTAACATTTCCTTTCGCAGAAGTAGCTATGTTGGCAATGATCTTACCCACCGTTAGAGAGAAGAAAAATTCTGCTAAAATTTTTTATTTAGCCTATCTTATTTCAATGATATTACTTGTTATCCGTACTATTTTAGGAATTTCAATTTTCTCAGCAGATTTAGCAAAAAAAATGCTTCTTCCAACTTATCAAATGTTTAGATTGGTCAATATAGGGGAATTTTTTAATAGGGTAGAAGCTTTTTTTATTTTTATCTGGGTACTCGGTTTTTTTACCAAATTATTAGCTACATATTATGGTATAATTTTAGGTTTAAGTCAGATTTTCCAGTTGAATAATAAAAATTCTTTAATAATCCCCTTAGGAATTTTAATAATTTTTTTATCCCATTTTATGATGCCTAGTTCCGGATATTTCCTTTATTTTGATACCATTATTTTACCTTTTATCACTATACCTCTAAACTTTTTCTATCCATTTATACTTTATATCATTTCCCTATTTAAAAAATTTTAAAGTCCTAATATTTTAAAGAAAAGCCATTTACCCAAAGGTTCAAAGATAATTTTTATCCCATCTAGAGGGTTAAAGATATCCCAGCCTGATACAAAGGCCAATGTATAGTAAAAGGCTAGTAAATATATTGAAATTACTACAATAAAATCCCAATAATTTCCCTCTTTAATTATTTTCCCCCCTTCGTAATACATAACTATAAAAAAAGTAGTTCCTACAATGATTTGCCAAACCACTTTAATTACCTCCTAAAACAGGTTGAATTAAGAATCCTGAATTATCTATTTTGATATCAACTTTTATATCAAAAATGACCTCTTGATATAACCCTTTAAACCATTTATGTTGATTTTTCCCCCACCAACTGGTATGGGAGCGAAAATACATATCCCCTATCCCTAAAATATCTGCATTGTACTGACCTTGAAACTTTTCTATTGAATTTTTAAGTTCTCCTTCTATCCTTTGGTTAAGGATCTTTTCTACCTTTGAAATTTCATAGATATCGAAAAAGTCTAATGGCACATTAGTTTCACCAATCCTACCTAATCCTTTTATCTCAACTTCCACTAGAGGTTTACCCTTTTTAAATTTAGGAGTAAATTTTGATTTTACTTCTCCTATTTCAACTGAAATTTCTCCATCTTTATATGGCACAACTATTATGGCTTCTGATGCTTTCCCTTTTAAAAAAAGGTAACTTCTTGTTTCTGTTTTTGTCATCCATCCAGATAATTTACTTCCTTTAATTACAGAAGCTCCATCAAGGATTATTTTTTTTTGCATTGTAACTGTAGCAGAAGACATCTGGTCTACTTCTTCTTGCTGTGATCCCATTACTTCAGGGTCAACTAGTATCAATCTCGCTGTAACTATATCTTTATAGGGATTACTAAAACTTATGAGAAAATCTTTAATAGTGCTTGTTTCTTGTTTTGCCCATTCATCTTTATTTTCTATCAATCCAATTATTTCTTCAAACAAAGTTGGCTGAAGACCTGGGGTTAACTGTAATACTTTTTTTGCTTCCCCTTGGGTTATAATTACCCAAGATTTGTAGCGAATTTCCCTATTTCTAGACAAAAAATCGATTATATCATCTAGCCCATCTTTAGCTGCTTTTTCTCCAATAATAATTATTTGATTGTGCATAAAGGTTAAGCGGGCAGGAACCTTTGCCCGGAAGTTTTTACTGGCATCAAAAAGGGTCTGACCACTACTTGCACCAACCCAAATTTTCCCTTCATTGCCATCTTGGCCTTTGGGTTGAGGTTTAATTATTTGTAATGTCATGGTAAATCCTTCCTCTTCCTTATCTATTCCCATGGCTACCACTATACCTAAATCGTCTAATTCAATACTATCCCAACAACCAGTGCTTACTAATAGTAAACACAAAATTGATATTATTTTAACTGCTTTTTTAACCTTCATTATTTCCCTCCTCTGCCTTAGGCTTATGGGGTTTCATAGCTTTGCTCCCTTTAAGTTTTACTACATTATTTTTAACGATATAAGTTGGCCGCTGGTTTATCCACCAGATCGGTCCCCGTAACAGAACATCTTTATTATCTTGTAAAGTTAATGGGGCAATTGGTGACAAATATGGGACACCAAAGGATCTTAATGTAGATAAATGTATTGAAATTGCGATGACAGCTATACTGACACCAAATAGTCCCAGTACCGATGACAATAGCAATATGGGAATTTTCAATAACCTAATGGCAATCCCTATGTTAAAGGCGGGAACGGTGAAGGATGCAATACCTGTACCGGCAACGACTATTACCATAATTTGAGATACTAAGCCAGCCTGTACCGCCGCTTCTCCAATAACTAAGGCCCCTACAATGCTTACCGCTTGACCTACGGGTTTAGGTAGGCGGACCCCAGCTTCCCGCAATGCTTCAAAGGCTATCTCCATCATCAATGCTTCCAGCACTGCTGGAAAAGGAACACCTTGGCGGGCAGCGGCGATACTGACTAATAACTTTGTAGGTATCATTTCATGGTGGAAAGTGGTGATAGCAACATATAACGAAGGCCCTAACAGGGAGAGGGCAAAGGCTAAATAGCGGAGTAATCTAATTGCTGTGGAAAAATAAAATCTTTCGTAATAATCTTCGGTAATATGTAACATATCGACGAGGACTTGGGGTACAATTAAGACAAAGGGGGAGCCATCTACAACAATACAAACCCTCCCTTCTATCAACGATGCTGCTACTGCATCAGGTCTTTCTGTATTACCTATTTGGGGAAAGGGTGAAAAACTACTATCTTCAATTAGCTGTTCAATGGCACTGGAATCGATCACAGCATCAATTTCAATTGCTGTTAATCTCACCTTTACCTCTTCTAAAACTTTGGGGTCGATGAGATTTTCAATATAAGCAATTGCCACTGAAGTTTTAGTTAAGTGACCTAATTCAAATCTTTCTATTTTTAAATCAGGGGTTTTTACCCTCTTTCTAATTAATGCCAAATTATCTATAAGATTTTCCGTAAAACCTTCCCTAGGACCTCTAACCAGTGTTTGTGTGATAGGTTCTTGGACATCCCTGCCTGGGTATTCCCTAACTTCAAAGACATAGCCAGTATTATAGCCGTCTAATAGTAGTAGAGCTTTTCCCTGAAGGATCCCTGTAACTCCTTGGTACAAATTAAAAACTTTTTCTACTGAATGATTGACTAATAAACAATCTTCTAAGTACTTATCTAAACTTTGAGATGGATCTTCTACTATACCTTCATGTTTCATTATAGGATTAATTATATAATTAACTATAGATTTTTGATCAGTTATACCATTTAGAAAGTAGAGGATCCCTTTTTTCCTTCCACCTACATTTAAATCCCTTTTACTTAAATCATCACAACGTTGAAAAATAGCATCTATCCTTTGGATATTTTTTTCTAAATCATTTTCTAAATCTATTCCTTTTAATTCTTCTTCAGTAATTTTTTCTATGTCTTTAATTTTATTATCTAACTTATTTAACCCTTTTAATTTAATAGGTTTTTTCATTTGCCACCACCCCTTAAGGGAAAAAAATAAGGATAAGCTTATTTATAGCTTATCCTTATTTAAATTAGTTTATAACTACTGTCTATTTCTACCTTTCCTTCAAAGACAAAGGCAGCCGGCCCTTCTTTATAAACCTTATTGCCATCATAAGTTATTGTTAAAATTCCCCCTAATAAATGTACTTCACCGTGAAATTTTACCTTTCCCTTTAAAACACTGGCAACAAATGCTGCACAGGCCCCAGTTCCACAGGCTTGAGTTTCTCCTACTCCCCTCTCCCATACCCGAATAGCTAAAGTTTGATCATCTTTTATTTGGACAAATTCCACATTGATCTTTTGGGGAAATAGGGGATGATTTTCAATTAAAGGTCCTAGTTCATTTACAGGGTAATTTTTTAAATCCTCTACAAAAATGACGGCATGGGGATTGCCCATGGAAATAGCTGTTATAGTTAATTCCCGTTGAGCAACTTGAATTTTAATATCAGCACTATTGGGGGCATTGACGGGTATTAGTTCAGGCTGAAAAATAGGGGAACCCATATCTACCTTCACTGATTGAACTACCCCATTATCCACTGTTAAATAAAGGATTTTTACACCTGAATCGGTATCGATAGATAATTTTTCTTCTTTTGTATATCCTTTTTCATAAAGGTATTTTCCAAAACAACGGATGGCATTTCCACACATTTGAGCTAAGCTGCCATCGGAGTTATATATTACCATTTTATAATCTCCGTTATGGGAAGGGTTTACTAGTACCAATCCATCTGCACCAATACCTGTATTTCTCTGACAAAGATTTTCTGCTAACTTTGACCAATTTAATCTTTTATCTTCTAAGTTATCAATGATTATAAAATCATTGCCTAATCCATGCATTTTAGTGAATTCTAAGATCAAAAATATTCCCCCTCAATACCCTAAAATTTATTGGGCTTTTTTAATAAATTTAAAATCTTTAACTGGTGTTAACATAAATTCTTTTATTACCGCAGCTACTCCGTCATCCACATTACTAAAGGTTATATGTTTAGCATGACTTTTGGCATATTTTGTCCCATTGGCCATTGCCACAGAAAGACCGGCTACTTGAAACATTGAAACATCATTGGCACTATCTCCCACAGCAATAGTTTCTTCTAATGATATATTATACATACTAGCCAATTTTTTTAATCCTTCTCCTTTAGATGCTCCCTGGGGAATTATTTCTAAATAACCATTTGCCCCTTCATAATGGGTTTCTACGGTACAAGGAAAATTCGCCAGTTCCTTTTCTATTTCCTTTCCTGTATCAGCCTTAGCTGCAACAAAAAACTTCTGAATCCCATGATTGGCAACAGCATTGACAAAGTCTTTAACCCTTAAAGTTTTACTTCTTTTACTTTCTTCATACATCCCTATTAGTCTTTTAAAAGATAGTAATCCATTTTTACTTGATAATTTAGCTAACCCTACTAAACCAACCCCTGATAAAAGTATTCCTTCTAAATGATAGCCTTGACAAGAAATGCCCTTTTTCTCCGATAGATAACGGGCGATGTTTAAAGCTATATTCTGTGGAAAATTTAGCTGATACTTAACTTCAAAGGTTTTAGGGTCCCTAATTAAAGTTCCATTGGCTGTTATTATAGGTATATCTATCCCTAGTTCTTCGGCATATCTATAAGCTGAATAAAAACTTCTCCCGGTGTTTAATGTTATCAAGTACCCTTGGTTTTGGGCAGTTTTAATAATTTTTTTATTAACAATTGATATTTTCCCATCACTGTTTATTAAAGTCCCATCTATATCCAATGCAATTAATTTAAACATAATCTCTCCTCCTTAGGAACTTAAAAACTTAATATATTATACAACAAAAATAAAAAAATGGACAAGGGTTTTAATTTAAGAAGATATTAATTATTTTTGTTGAATATATTTATATTCCCTAATAATTTATTATAACACAAGGAAATTTATCTATTTTTTGAGCTTAAATACCCCTAGACAATAATATAATTTGTGTTATAATTAGAATTGTAATAAAAGTTTGGCAGAGTAGATACTATGCGTTAAGTGCTTAGGGATGGGATGTCGCCCTAAGACGAAAGGTTTTGCCCTGCGGTATAGTATCGCGTCCGCTGTCACCTTCAGAAAAAGGTTATATGTTTTTTTCGACCTTCTTTTCTGTGGGTTGGCGTATTTCTGCCTATCCAAAATCAAAGGGAGGTTTTTTTATGCAAATTTTTAACTGGTTTGTAGAAACACTAAGTAGTAATTTCTATTTTCAAGTAGCAGTATTTACTGCCATCTTCGCCTTATTTTCCTATTTTTCTAAAGGGAAAACTCCATCTACGGCAATGAATAAAACCTATTCCTTAACATTAGCCTCTTTGCTCATCGCATTGAGTATTGTTTTAACAAGGTTCGCTAGTGCCGTAATACCTCTAGGGGGATTACCTGCTTTGCGGATTGGGTTAGGACCTATTCCTATTATCATTGCCAGTTTAGTATTAGGCCCTAAGTGGGGATTTGCCGTGGGAGCTGTGGCCGATGTGGTAGGAGTCACTTTATTTCCACAGGGCTCACCGATCTTTTTAATCTTTGTTGCCCAAGGACTTTATGGTGTTTTACCCCACTATTTTAAACTATTATTTAAAGGACACTCTTTTATAAATTTCCTTTTTACAGTATCTTTAACACAGCTAATTACAGGATTTATAACTACTATAGGTCTTGCCCACGCCTTTGGCTGGCCTTTTTGGCAAGCTTATTTCCTTAGATTACCTACCCAATTAACTTTAATGATCCTGTATTCCATTACTGTCTTTCTTTTAAACAAAATTATTCAGCCTGTAGTAGCCCATAGATTAGTCACCCATAGGAGGTAAACAGGTGGAATTAGAAGTTTTAGACATCCCAAATATACAAAGGGCTAGAGAAGAAATTGCAAATGTCAAAGCAAGTCCCGTTAGTATCCCTTTAATGGCAGATAAATGTGTTTTTAAAGTAATAAAATTACGGGACCTTTCTACAACTGCAGCTAATATTTTGAAGCAGGAATTTTTATCTAAAGGGGGAGAAGTTGCAGTAAGTGAAAATACCGTAAACTCTAGAGACAAATATACCGATGTCATTATGATGGGTACTATCAGGCAGTACAAAGAAGTTATAAAAAAGTTGAAAATTCAACCTTTAAATTTGCCAGAACTGGCAAAAAAACTTGAGGAAATAATAAAAACCTCCTAATTTGGGAGGTTTTTATTATTACTTATATTTTCGATTTCCCCTAAGATTCGCTGGATAAAAAAGTCGTATTCCCCTTGACCTTTAAAGCCGGCAAAATATTGATCACCCCAAAAATTCTCTACAACCATATTTTCTGAGGCCTTTTTAACTATTTCATAGACATTATGGCTAGTCAAACATTGATTAGATTTAACTAATCTTAAATGGATCCAATCCCCTTCTTTATAACCTACCAATGCTAAATCTGCCCCTAATTCTAAAAACATATTTGCCACATAATAAAGGAAATTTTTATCAGGTTGGCAGTAAACTAATATACAATCAGAGAATTCGTAAACTTTTCCCCCGGTAGCTGC
This genomic interval carries:
- a CDS encoding Cof-type HAD-IIB family hydrolase translates to MFKLIALDIDGTLINSDGKISIVNKKIIKTAQNQGYLITLNTGRSFYSAYRYAEELGIDIPIITANGTLIRDPKTFEVKYQLNFPQNIALNIARYLSEKKGISCQGYHLEGILLSGVGLVGLAKLSSKNGLLSFKRLIGMYEESKRSKTLRVKDFVNAVANHGIQKFFVAAKADTGKEIEKELANFPCTVETHYEGANGYLEIIPQGASKGEGLKKLASMYNISLEETIAVGDSANDVSMFQVAGLSVAMANGTKYAKSHAKHITFSNVDDGVAAVIKEFMLTPVKDFKFIKKAQ
- the dapF gene encoding diaminopimelate epimerase; translation: MILEFTKMHGLGNDFIIIDNLEDKRLNWSKLAENLCQRNTGIGADGLVLVNPSHNGDYKMVIYNSDGSLAQMCGNAIRCFGKYLYEKGYTKEEKLSIDTDSGVKILYLTVDNGVVQSVKVDMGSPIFQPELIPVNAPNSADIKIQVAQRELTITAISMGNPHAVIFVEDLKNYPVNELGPLIENHPLFPQKINVEFVQIKDDQTLAIRVWERGVGETQACGTGACAAFVASVLKGKVKFHGEVHLLGGILTITYDGNKVYKEGPAAFVFEGKVEIDSSYKLI
- a CDS encoding GerAB/ArcD/ProY family transporter gives rise to the protein MKKETQVISPRQFAFILIGFLIGSASLFIPESIAGRDAWIATLAAGFLGFLPLIFIIQLNKKFKGLTIIQYSQLCLGKFLGKILGFLFLVNIFFVSTLIVEDLVLLFNISIIPGTPEIILRLGLVFLVIYALFSGIESIARLTELYILPLIFLLLILPLLTIQEVDFSLLRPVLADGLKPIIAGTVVALTFPFAEVAMLAMILPTVREKKNSAKIFYLAYLISMILLVIRTILGISIFSADLAKKMLLPTYQMFRLVNIGEFFNRVEAFFIFIWVLGFFTKLLATYYGIILGLSQIFQLNNKNSLIIPLGILIIFLSHFMMPSSGYFLYFDTIILPFITIPLNFFYPFILYIISLFKKF
- a CDS encoding folate family ECF transporter S component, which codes for MQIFNWFVETLSSNFYFQVAVFTAIFALFSYFSKGKTPSTAMNKTYSLTLASLLIALSIVLTRFASAVIPLGGLPALRIGLGPIPIIIASLVLGPKWGFAVGAVADVVGVTLFPQGSPIFLIFVAQGLYGVLPHYFKLLFKGHSFINFLFTVSLTQLITGFITTIGLAHAFGWPFWQAYFLRLPTQLTLMILYSITVFLLNKIIQPVVAHRLVTHRR
- a CDS encoding spore germination protein translates to MKKPIKLKGLNKLDNKIKDIEKITEEELKGIDLENDLEKNIQRIDAIFQRCDDLSKRDLNVGGRKKGILYFLNGITDQKSIVNYIINPIMKHEGIVEDPSQSLDKYLEDCLLVNHSVEKVFNLYQGVTGILQGKALLLLDGYNTGYVFEVREYPGRDVQEPITQTLVRGPREGFTENLIDNLALIRKRVKTPDLKIERFELGHLTKTSVAIAYIENLIDPKVLEEVKVRLTAIEIDAVIDSSAIEQLIEDSSFSPFPQIGNTERPDAVAASLIEGRVCIVVDGSPFVLIVPQVLVDMLHITEDYYERFYFSTAIRLLRYLAFALSLLGPSLYVAITTFHHEMIPTKLLVSIAAARQGVPFPAVLEALMMEIAFEALREAGVRLPKPVGQAVSIVGALVIGEAAVQAGLVSQIMVIVVAGTGIASFTVPAFNIGIAIRLLKIPILLLSSVLGLFGVSIAVIAISIHLSTLRSFGVPYLSPIAPLTLQDNKDVLLRGPIWWINQRPTYIVKNNVVKLKGSKAMKPHKPKAEEGNNEG
- a CDS encoding Ger(x)C family spore germination protein, producing MKVKKAVKIISILCLLLVSTGCWDSIELDDLGIVVAMGIDKEEEGFTMTLQIIKPQPKGQDGNEGKIWVGASSGQTLFDASKNFRAKVPARLTFMHNQIIIIGEKAAKDGLDDIIDFLSRNREIRYKSWVIITQGEAKKVLQLTPGLQPTLFEEIIGLIENKDEWAKQETSTIKDFLISFSNPYKDIVTARLILVDPEVMGSQQEEVDQMSSATVTMQKKIILDGASVIKGSKLSGWMTKTETRSYLFLKGKASEAIIVVPYKDGEISVEIGEVKSKFTPKFKKGKPLVEVEIKGLGRIGETNVPLDFFDIYEISKVEKILNQRIEGELKNSIEKFQGQYNADILGIGDMYFRSHTSWWGKNQHKWFKGLYQEVIFDIKVDIKIDNSGFLIQPVLGGN